From Candidatus Pedobacter colombiensis, one genomic window encodes:
- a CDS encoding phytanoyl-CoA dioxygenase family protein produces MKNKFIYSEATISDFENAIDRFGWVIYENAVDEGMINNIINDLEPAYLLRRDIQIKNGIETNMEGTLHHLLEKGNFSMPFLEQMYCDKEMRHFLKGNYILNGISGVLNFKNFKAYVHNVHRDIRSFTDDFKIAIQMIVLLDDYTLDNGATYFLSGSHRQENKPEDDFFYEHADRAIAKKGSIILFDSNIWHAAGNNNTDGPRRALTLTFTRPFFKPQFDFPRFLGYEFGEGLNNHLRQVIGYNARISANLQEFYQPPHLRMYQPGQG; encoded by the coding sequence TTGAAAAATAAATTTATTTATTCCGAAGCCACTATAAGTGATTTCGAGAATGCAATTGATCGGTTTGGTTGGGTCATTTATGAGAATGCCGTAGATGAAGGAATGATCAATAATATAATTAATGACCTGGAGCCTGCTTATCTATTGAGGAGAGATATTCAAATTAAAAATGGCATTGAAACTAATATGGAAGGTACACTGCATCACCTTTTGGAAAAAGGTAATTTTAGTATGCCTTTTTTAGAACAAATGTATTGTGATAAAGAAATGAGACATTTTCTGAAAGGTAATTATATCTTAAATGGGATAAGTGGTGTCCTGAATTTTAAAAATTTTAAAGCTTATGTTCATAACGTTCACCGGGACATTAGGAGTTTTACAGATGATTTTAAAATTGCAATCCAAATGATTGTATTATTGGACGATTATACCCTTGATAATGGAGCAACTTATTTTCTTTCTGGATCACATAGACAAGAAAATAAACCTGAAGATGACTTTTTTTACGAGCACGCCGACAGAGCTATTGCAAAGAAAGGAAGCATTATTTTATTTGATTCCAATATTTGGCATGCTGCAGGAAATAATAATACTGATGGCCCAAGGCGGGCATTAACGCTTACTTTTACAAGACCTTTCTTCAAGCCTCAATTTGATTTTCCAAGATTTTTAGGTTACGAGTTTGGCGAAGGGTTAAATAATCACCTACGGCAAGTAATAGGGTATAACGCTCGTATTTCAGCAAATCTTCAGGAATTTTACCAACCGCCGCATTTAAGAATGTATCAGCCTGGTCAGGGTTAG
- a CDS encoding GNAT family N-acetyltransferase, whose translation MNESVYLRPLSLEDAKTSYQWRKDPDIWVYTEFKPSADFTLEQETEWLRTKLNKENDSRFAICLHGTDQYIGNVQLIDLKDSKGEFHLFIGEKQLWGRGIGKSATKLILKFGFSEKKLESVFLFAHEDNTPALSIYEKLGFVTVSKHNNQLKMVLTKHMFTTDN comes from the coding sequence ATGAATGAGTCTGTCTACTTAAGACCATTGAGTTTAGAGGATGCGAAAACTTCTTATCAATGGCGTAAAGATCCTGACATATGGGTTTATACAGAATTTAAGCCTAGCGCTGATTTTACTTTGGAGCAAGAAACTGAATGGCTTCGTACTAAATTAAATAAAGAGAATGATAGCCGATTTGCGATTTGTTTACATGGTACAGATCAATACATTGGTAATGTGCAATTAATAGATTTGAAGGATTCTAAGGGCGAATTTCATCTGTTTATAGGGGAAAAACAATTGTGGGGAAGGGGAATAGGAAAGTCGGCCACTAAACTAATTCTCAAGTTCGGGTTTTCTGAAAAAAAGCTTGAAAGTGTTTTTCTTTTTGCACATGAAGATAATACTCCAGCACTTTCCATTTATGAAAAGTTGGGATTTGTTACTGTTAGTAAGCACAATAATCAACTCAAAATGGTACTGACAAAGCACATGTTCACAACGGATAATTAG
- a CDS encoding GNAT family N-acetyltransferase yields the protein MRKLISILNKKQWIAYVKGCAEYDFYHTWHYHSMDEGGDPFLFIYEEGKDYIAFPLLKREISGSHFSDLASVYGYPGPISNRKFEDIDEDLMNNFKESFLDFLEKEGNVSVFSRLNPFFNQNLLIERFGGIYKNGRTVVIDLTTTIEEQRKKYRKTTLHNIKKAWSYDYIIKEGKNPEDIDLFFDIYTENMARIGAKEQYFFNKKYFIDLVNNDEFDCRLLLVYFHNKVICGSIITCTCGIMQSHLIATSSKYLSTSPAKFLTDQISILGRELGMKYFHLGGGYGFKEDTLFKWKTGFSDLFLEYKSWRYITNKSVYHYLVNKIGIDKDSNIDFFPLYRAVVKILTCGYFEFIF from the coding sequence ATGAGGAAATTAATTAGTATTCTTAACAAGAAGCAATGGATAGCCTATGTAAAAGGTTGTGCGGAATATGATTTTTATCATACCTGGCACTATCATTCTATGGATGAAGGAGGCGATCCTTTTCTTTTTATTTATGAGGAGGGAAAGGACTATATCGCATTTCCATTATTGAAAAGGGAAATATCAGGCTCTCATTTTTCCGACCTTGCATCAGTGTATGGATATCCGGGACCGATATCGAATCGAAAGTTCGAAGATATTGATGAAGATCTGATGAATAATTTTAAAGAATCATTTTTGGATTTTTTGGAGAAGGAGGGTAATGTTTCAGTCTTTTCAAGATTAAATCCATTCTTTAATCAAAACTTGTTAATCGAGAGGTTTGGGGGGATTTATAAAAATGGAAGAACTGTAGTTATAGATCTAACCACAACTATTGAAGAACAACGTAAAAAATACAGGAAAACCACTTTACACAATATAAAGAAGGCCTGGAGCTATGACTATATTATAAAGGAAGGTAAAAACCCTGAGGATATCGATTTGTTTTTTGATATCTACACGGAAAATATGGCACGGATTGGTGCAAAAGAGCAGTATTTTTTTAATAAAAAATACTTCATTGACCTTGTTAATAATGATGAATTTGATTGCAGACTTTTGCTTGTTTATTTTCACAATAAGGTAATTTGTGGGAGTATTATTACATGTACCTGTGGCATTATGCAAAGTCACTTAATAGCTACTTCATCTAAATACCTTTCCACTTCTCCAGCTAAATTTTTAACAGATCAAATTAGTATTCTGGGGCGGGAATTGGGAATGAAATACTTTCATCTTGGTGGCGGTTATGGCTTTAAAGAGGATACGTTATTTAAATGGAAAACAGGTTTCTCGGATTTGTTTTTGGAATATAAAAGCTGGCGTTATATTACCAACAAATCTGTCTATCATTATCTGGTTAATAAAATTGGAATCGATAAGGATTCTAATATTGATTTCTTTCCTCTTTATCGTGCAGTAGTTAAAATTTTAACCTGCGGCTATTTTGAGTTTATATTTTAA
- a CDS encoding nucleoside-diphosphate sugar epimerase/dehydratase yields the protein MNFFVSSSLLIILRVLVKSLFVYISALEPTDKKENILIYGSGSDSILVKKALEGSQGNALNVIAFVDDKEDKLNKQIEQKKVYHSNSIETLRDKFNISKVLFVSDDLNINGKKSTLDKCIELGIKVVTVPQSNKWLYGKLTANQIKDLKIEDLLEREPIVLTTNNILREIGGKRILITGAAGSIGSEIVRQIVNFNPEFVVLCDQAETPLHDLQLEIEDNFSHAKTHIVMANIQNKCRMKAIFDEYHPQIIFHAAAYKHVPMMENNPSEAILTNVFGTKNISDLAIESGVEKFIMVSTDKAVRPTNIMGASKRLAEMYIQSLNNEKTLTISSDKVDSIDNKVECKTKFITTRFGNVLGSNGSVIPRFKAQIERGGPITVTHPEITRYFMTIPESVQLVLQAGAMGNGGEIYIFDMGEPVKIVDLARNMIKLAGLCPEKDIKIMFTGLRPGEKLYEELLLVEEQTIATYHPKIKISKTISHSIRYVQEVIDELLSLNNLNNDYAMVKKMKEIIPDYKSKNSRYEEIDYYLIN from the coding sequence ATGAACTTTTTTGTATCATCATCGCTCTTAATTATTTTAAGAGTTCTTGTAAAAAGCTTATTTGTTTATATAAGCGCCCTGGAGCCTACAGATAAGAAAGAGAATATTTTAATATATGGCTCGGGTAGTGATTCAATTTTAGTAAAAAAAGCTTTAGAAGGTAGTCAGGGCAATGCATTAAATGTAATCGCTTTTGTGGATGATAAGGAAGACAAGCTAAACAAGCAAATCGAACAAAAAAAAGTGTATCATTCTAATTCAATAGAAACCTTACGAGATAAGTTCAATATCAGTAAAGTACTTTTTGTAAGTGATGATTTAAACATAAATGGCAAAAAAAGTACTTTAGATAAATGCATTGAATTAGGTATTAAAGTGGTTACTGTACCACAATCTAATAAATGGTTGTATGGCAAATTAACGGCAAATCAAATTAAAGATTTAAAAATAGAAGATTTATTAGAAAGAGAGCCCATTGTACTTACTACAAATAATATTTTGAGGGAAATAGGGGGAAAACGGATTTTAATTACTGGGGCGGCAGGTTCAATAGGATCGGAAATCGTCCGTCAAATTGTAAACTTTAATCCGGAGTTTGTTGTTCTGTGTGATCAGGCCGAAACCCCTCTGCACGATTTGCAGTTAGAGATTGAAGACAATTTTTCTCATGCAAAAACACATATAGTGATGGCTAACATTCAGAACAAGTGCCGAATGAAAGCTATTTTTGATGAATATCACCCCCAAATCATTTTTCATGCAGCGGCATATAAACATGTGCCAATGATGGAGAACAACCCTTCAGAAGCCATATTGACCAATGTATTTGGAACAAAAAACATATCAGATTTAGCTATAGAGTCAGGTGTAGAAAAGTTTATAATGGTTTCTACAGATAAAGCCGTACGGCCCACAAATATAATGGGTGCATCTAAACGTCTGGCCGAAATGTACATTCAATCATTAAACAATGAAAAGACTTTAACCATATCCAGTGATAAAGTAGATTCAATAGATAACAAAGTGGAATGCAAGACTAAATTTATTACCACCAGATTTGGCAATGTATTAGGCTCTAATGGCTCGGTAATACCTCGATTTAAAGCACAAATAGAGCGGGGTGGACCTATTACAGTTACACATCCAGAAATAACAAGATATTTTATGACTATTCCTGAATCAGTGCAATTGGTATTACAAGCCGGAGCCATGGGAAATGGGGGAGAGATCTATATCTTTGACATGGGGGAACCCGTTAAAATAGTTGATTTAGCAAGAAATATGATCAAACTAGCGGGCTTGTGTCCTGAGAAGGATATTAAGATTATGTTTACAGGATTAAGGCCTGGAGAGAAGTTGTACGAAGAATTACTACTTGTTGAAGAACAAACAATCGCTACTTATCACCCAAAAATTAAAATATCCAAAACAATTAGTCATAGCATTCGTTATGTTCAGGAAGTAATTGATGAATTGCTATCTCTTAATAACCTAAACAACGATTATGCTATGGTTAAGAAGATGAAAGAAATAATACCCGATTATAAAAGTAAGAACTCGAGATATGAAGAAATAGACTATTACCTCATCAATTAA
- a CDS encoding helix-turn-helix domain-containing protein encodes MDLNVGKVIERVVRRDHMGISALSRKLHVSRRTIYNWFDQESLSFEIICKIGNAIKYDFSKEFPDDFARVDNEITSNMNHFKNGEDNSTESFPVNYWMNKYIKLLEKYNELLSHKFPI; translated from the coding sequence ATGGATTTAAATGTAGGTAAAGTAATTGAGCGTGTTGTTAGGAGAGATCATATGGGGATAAGTGCGCTATCAAGAAAATTACATGTGAGTAGAAGAACCATATACAATTGGTTCGATCAGGAATCTTTAAGTTTTGAGATTATCTGTAAGATTGGAAATGCCATTAAGTATGACTTTTCAAAGGAATTTCCGGATGATTTTGCTCGTGTTGACAACGAAATAACAAGCAATATGAATCATTTTAAGAATGGAGAGGACAATTCGACTGAATCATTCCCAGTCAATTACTGGATGAACAAGTATATCAAACTACTCGAAAAATACAATGAACTATTGAGCCATAAATTTCCTATTTGA
- a CDS encoding DegT/DnrJ/EryC1/StrS family aminotransferase, with the protein MNISFSPPFIDQNVINEVMDTLKSGWITSGPKVKELEKEIARLTTSKSVVCVNSWTSGAIMMLKWFGVKEGDEVIIPAYSYCATALCVLHCGATPVMVDISDDLTIDPQRIKQAITSKTKAVIAVDIAGWPCDYNMIKALLKSPRVRSLFVPESEKQRKLGRILLISDAAHSIGATYMGHSAAICSDITIFSFHAVKNITTAEGGCICLNLPGNFDCEEEYNFLKIFSLNGQNKDAYTKSKGGNWKYDILYEGLKINMPDICAAIGLAQLKQYKSVLLPARKTIASKYCDVFSSYSWFIPPSLEDFTRESSYHIFPLRIKNITEAQRDQIIEEIVTHGVIVNVHFIPMPMLTYFKQTGYNISDYPNSYKQYACEISLPIYPNLTNEDTDYVIDAVISAVQLQLKNSKLQQLAHVE; encoded by the coding sequence ATGAACATTTCATTTTCACCACCGTTTATTGACCAAAATGTAATTAATGAGGTAATGGACACACTAAAATCCGGTTGGATTACTTCTGGACCGAAGGTAAAAGAGTTAGAGAAGGAGATTGCTCGTTTAACAACGTCTAAATCTGTGGTCTGTGTAAACTCATGGACTTCTGGAGCAATCATGATGTTAAAATGGTTTGGGGTAAAGGAAGGTGATGAAGTTATTATACCTGCCTATTCTTACTGTGCTACTGCTTTATGTGTATTGCATTGTGGTGCCACTCCAGTAATGGTAGATATATCGGATGATCTAACTATAGATCCGCAGCGCATAAAACAGGCAATTACCTCAAAAACAAAGGCAGTAATTGCTGTTGATATTGCTGGTTGGCCATGTGATTACAATATGATCAAAGCTTTGCTTAAAAGCCCCAGAGTTAGAAGTTTATTTGTTCCCGAATCAGAAAAACAAAGAAAATTAGGTCGAATACTTTTAATTTCAGATGCGGCCCATTCCATTGGCGCAACGTACATGGGGCATTCTGCAGCAATATGTAGTGATATTACAATATTCTCTTTCCACGCCGTAAAAAATATTACTACGGCAGAAGGCGGCTGCATATGCCTGAATTTACCTGGTAATTTTGATTGTGAAGAAGAGTATAATTTCTTAAAGATATTCTCATTGAATGGCCAGAATAAAGACGCTTATACCAAATCGAAAGGTGGGAACTGGAAGTACGATATTTTATATGAAGGGTTAAAAATCAATATGCCAGATATTTGTGCAGCAATAGGTTTGGCCCAGCTAAAACAATACAAAAGTGTTTTATTACCTGCACGTAAAACCATTGCCTCAAAATATTGCGATGTTTTTAGCAGCTATAGTTGGTTTATTCCACCATCGCTGGAAGATTTTACCAGAGAGAGTTCCTATCATATTTTTCCGTTACGTATAAAGAATATTACGGAAGCACAAAGAGATCAAATTATTGAAGAGATCGTTACACATGGGGTCATTGTAAATGTTCATTTTATCCCTATGCCCATGTTGACTTACTTTAAGCAGACAGGCTACAATATTTCGGACTATCCAAACAGCTATAAGCAATATGCTTGCGAGATCTCATTACCTATTTATCCTAATTTAACAAATGAGGATACCGATTATGTTATTGATGCCGTGATCAGCGCAGTACAATTGCAACTTAAAAACAGCAAACTGCAGCAATTAGCACACGTTGAATAA
- a CDS encoding glycosyltransferase, translating into MRKKLFFIINTLNGGGAERVISNLCNYFNNRSFDVSIICLNHTTPAYYLAPEIKVYTLVDTERKSNFLFRIWYSGLTFFKLLTLLVRYRPKMIISFMTTANLWTGITCNILGIPYIVSERTTPDDTVNKFNYALRWLSYHIYNKAKMIVVPSKGMIPCFRKNKSFRNLKNFEVINNPINQFTSSEAIDVHKRKFILAVGRLDEFKGFDLLITAFKSVQREDVDLLISGEGCDRKKLEDQIQDLNLAHRVKLIGFKSNLQDYYKQAQLFVLSSRIEGYPNVLVEAMSLGCACVATDCEFGPSDIIEHEKNGLLVKANSPTHLAEAINRALEDSTLKARIANNAKLINYANSAKNTSGKWEKLVLQST; encoded by the coding sequence ATGCGCAAAAAATTATTCTTTATAATTAATACACTTAATGGCGGCGGTGCAGAAAGGGTAATTTCCAATTTATGCAACTATTTTAATAACCGCAGCTTTGACGTAAGCATAATTTGTCTGAATCATACTACTCCTGCCTACTATCTCGCACCGGAAATAAAAGTTTATACATTAGTAGATACAGAACGGAAATCAAACTTCCTATTTAGGATATGGTACAGCGGTTTAACCTTCTTTAAACTGCTTACTTTACTAGTAAGATACAGGCCGAAAATGATCATATCATTTATGACCACTGCTAATTTATGGACAGGTATTACTTGTAACATCCTCGGTATACCGTATATAGTTTCAGAACGAACAACACCAGATGATACGGTAAATAAATTTAATTACGCTCTTAGATGGTTGTCCTATCATATCTATAATAAAGCAAAAATGATTGTTGTACCTTCAAAGGGTATGATTCCCTGTTTCAGAAAGAACAAATCATTTAGAAACCTAAAGAATTTTGAGGTCATCAATAATCCTATAAATCAATTTACCTCCTCAGAAGCTATAGATGTACACAAAAGAAAATTCATCCTTGCAGTTGGTAGGTTAGACGAATTTAAGGGATTTGACCTACTTATTACTGCATTCAAAAGTGTGCAACGTGAGGATGTTGATCTACTAATATCCGGAGAAGGTTGTGATCGTAAAAAACTTGAAGATCAGATCCAAGATTTGAACTTAGCGCACCGGGTAAAATTAATAGGCTTTAAATCAAACTTACAGGATTATTATAAACAAGCTCAATTGTTTGTACTTTCTTCAAGGATTGAAGGCTACCCTAATGTATTGGTCGAAGCCATGAGTTTAGGCTGTGCCTGTGTAGCTACTGACTGTGAATTTGGGCCATCAGATATTATTGAGCATGAAAAAAATGGATTGCTTGTTAAAGCAAATAGCCCTACTCATTTAGCTGAAGCGATAAATCGCGCGTTAGAAGATTCGACACTTAAAGCAAGAATAGCCAATAACGCAAAACTGATTAATTATGCCAATTCTGCGAAGAACACTTCTGGAAAATGGGAAAAGCTAGTCTTACAAAGCACATAA
- a CDS encoding DegT/DnrJ/EryC1/StrS family aminotransferase yields MIPVTKPFLPKEEDFRAYINSIWERQWLTNNGPLLNDFELKLKEYLDIKHLLYVCNGTFALQLAIKALQLTGEIITTPFSYVATTSSIVWEGCKPVYVDIDNETFNIDPSKIEAAITPRTSAILATHVYGNPCDIDMIQEIAEKHGLKVIYDGAHCFGTSYKNKSIFEYGDISTTSFHATKLFHTIEGGAVFTKDPNLLKEMASMRNFGHSGPETYSGLGVNGKNCEFHAAMGLCNLESVDEILEKRKSLSLHYFDKLKDLKAKFPKLNTSKDYNYAYFPVLFDSEELMLKCLTELELNKIYCRRYFYPSLSTLPYVENSVMPICNDVSRRIVCLPLYHTLTVSDLDLICRIILRVQNNQKVKPKVIGNFDRLIANKLATVNNGHSYIPK; encoded by the coding sequence ATGATTCCTGTAACCAAACCATTTCTTCCTAAGGAAGAGGATTTTAGAGCGTATATTAATAGTATTTGGGAGCGACAATGGCTCACAAACAATGGTCCATTGTTAAATGACTTTGAGTTAAAACTTAAGGAATACTTAGATATAAAACATTTACTATATGTTTGTAATGGCACTTTTGCATTGCAATTGGCCATTAAAGCTTTACAACTTACGGGCGAAATCATCACCACTCCATTTTCTTATGTCGCGACTACAAGTAGTATTGTTTGGGAAGGTTGTAAGCCTGTGTATGTTGACATAGACAATGAAACATTTAACATTGATCCTTCAAAAATTGAAGCGGCTATTACCCCGCGTACTTCTGCTATACTTGCTACGCATGTTTATGGAAATCCATGCGATATAGATATGATCCAGGAAATAGCCGAAAAACACGGATTAAAAGTAATTTATGATGGTGCGCATTGTTTTGGTACCTCCTATAAAAATAAATCGATTTTTGAATATGGGGATATCAGTACAACGAGCTTTCATGCAACCAAATTATTTCATACTATTGAAGGCGGTGCAGTATTTACCAAGGACCCGAATTTATTAAAGGAAATGGCAAGTATGCGCAATTTTGGACACAGTGGACCTGAAACCTATTCTGGTCTTGGTGTTAATGGAAAAAACTGCGAATTCCATGCAGCAATGGGCTTATGCAACCTGGAATCTGTAGATGAAATATTAGAGAAAAGAAAAAGTCTGTCATTGCATTATTTCGACAAGCTAAAGGATTTAAAAGCAAAATTCCCAAAATTAAACACAAGTAAGGATTACAATTATGCTTACTTTCCGGTTCTGTTTGACTCTGAAGAACTTATGTTGAAATGCCTGACGGAGCTGGAACTAAATAAGATATATTGCAGAAGGTACTTCTACCCTTCACTTTCTACATTACCATATGTAGAGAATTCAGTTATGCCTATATGCAATGACGTATCAAGAAGGATAGTTTGTCTGCCACTTTATCACACCTTAACTGTTTCAGATCTGGATTTAATTTGCCGTATTATACTAAGGGTGCAAAACAACCAGAAAGTAAAACCTAAGGTTATAGGTAATTTTGATAGGCTAATAGCCAATAAGCTTGCAACAGTAAATAACGGTCACTCTTATATCCCTAAGTAA
- a CDS encoding UpxY family transcription antiterminator — protein MENQFGSRHPWTRRWLVVYTRPRWEKKVDKLLKEQDIKSYCPIKQVTNQWADRKKIVDLPLFSGYVFVWVSEREEYKVRQTLGVLNFIYYMGKPAVIRDSVIERIENLINTHSDYEIINSQEINHGDRIRIKSGIFYNQEGTVIKVHGKTVLMVFDHLNCALVSNVPLADVMLNMAI, from the coding sequence ATGGAAAATCAATTCGGCTCCAGACACCCATGGACCAGACGCTGGTTAGTTGTTTACACCCGTCCGAGATGGGAAAAAAAGGTAGACAAGTTATTAAAAGAACAAGATATAAAATCTTACTGCCCGATTAAACAGGTGACCAATCAATGGGCAGATAGAAAGAAAATTGTTGATTTGCCCCTCTTTAGTGGGTATGTGTTTGTGTGGGTTAGTGAACGTGAGGAGTATAAAGTGAGGCAGACTTTAGGGGTCCTGAATTTCATCTATTATATGGGAAAACCAGCTGTAATTAGAGATAGTGTTATAGAGAGAATTGAAAATCTTATAAACACACATTCTGATTATGAGATCATCAATTCGCAAGAAATAAATCATGGCGACCGCATCCGTATTAAAAGCGGCATTTTTTACAATCAGGAAGGAACGGTTATCAAAGTACATGGTAAAACTGTTTTAATGGTTTTTGATCATCTGAATTGTGCGCTGGTATCAAACGTCCCCCTTGCTGACGTAATGTTGAATATGGCAATATAG
- a CDS encoding polysaccharide biosynthesis tyrosine autokinase, protein MNSSAYQNTETVESYKAILQIFIKKWYIFLLCIALCLLGAFLYLQTTTPQYKVSSTLYVQDDRNSDGVQKGTAFSDLNMFKTDKKAYNEMEALRSRELIYETIKALSLDVAYFQKGTLRDKELYGNNLPIKVKVIEVNATGYKNSLEISPLNDHQFILTDKGQKFTMPYEVLIQKPGYKIVVSKGPAIKKNAKPITVKFKNLDLMAESYSLGGLKIAAIEKDASTIIISLNDNVPQRGIDILTYLIDTYNKENLIKKNATAINTVNFIDKRLKYLNNDLTNVEQDVENYKQNNLITDLNMDAQTNIAKSSEYHQLLSSANVQLNVLASLEKYLNNNSLNLVPSSLTINNSTLNELTSKYNAIQQERSRMLRTSEEANPLVENLTAQLISLKSNIRENLQNIKSALTLERNNLQATTSNLNYKTHLVPKVERGIQERSREQSVKANLYNYLLQKREETTLLLSGTAPTSQIVDKPAYNSAPVSPKTQLIYLIAGILGCFIPGIVIYGRSTMNNKIVDVKDIELITGVPVLGVLNHLEKHEPVVIEQNSRSTMSELFRYIRSNLHFMNSGLPDQVILVTSCMKSEGKTFFSINLGMTLASVNKKVVLLEFDMREPQLLQKMHLSSKIGITDYLLRDDITIDELLLNSRKYHNLLLIDCGPVPGNPAELMMHPKIGQMLEELKERFDYVIIDTAPVGQVADAFSLSKYTDLSIYLVRYNYTDKLQLNILKDILYYKKLNNPMVVFNDAKINNNTTYGYGGYGYGLSLEISKN, encoded by the coding sequence ATGAACTCTTCAGCCTATCAGAATACGGAAACAGTAGAAAGTTATAAGGCCATTTTACAGATTTTTATAAAAAAATGGTATATCTTCTTACTATGTATAGCGCTGTGCTTGTTAGGGGCCTTTTTGTACCTGCAAACTACAACGCCTCAATATAAAGTAAGCAGTACTTTATATGTACAGGACGATAGAAATAGTGATGGTGTTCAAAAAGGGACTGCATTTAGTGATCTTAACATGTTTAAAACAGATAAAAAGGCATACAATGAAATGGAAGCCTTACGGTCCAGAGAGCTTATTTATGAAACGATAAAAGCACTTTCTCTGGATGTAGCCTATTTCCAAAAAGGCACCCTGAGGGACAAAGAATTATACGGTAATAACTTGCCTATTAAAGTTAAGGTGATTGAAGTGAATGCTACGGGCTATAAAAATTCATTAGAAATAAGTCCGTTAAATGACCATCAATTTATTTTAACAGATAAAGGCCAAAAATTTACAATGCCATATGAAGTGCTAATTCAGAAGCCAGGTTATAAAATAGTTGTCAGTAAAGGACCTGCCATTAAAAAAAATGCTAAGCCTATTACTGTGAAGTTTAAAAATTTGGACCTAATGGCAGAATCGTATAGCTTAGGTGGTTTAAAAATTGCGGCCATTGAAAAAGATGCGAGTACAATTATAATAAGTCTTAATGATAATGTACCCCAAAGAGGTATAGACATACTCACTTACCTTATCGACACCTACAATAAGGAAAATCTAATTAAAAAAAATGCTACAGCAATAAACACAGTCAATTTCATAGATAAAAGATTGAAATACCTAAACAACGATTTAACTAACGTTGAACAGGATGTAGAGAACTACAAACAAAACAATTTGATCACAGATTTAAACATGGATGCGCAAACAAACATTGCAAAATCAAGTGAATATCATCAATTGCTTTCTTCGGCAAACGTACAACTTAATGTCCTGGCATCTCTTGAAAAATATCTCAATAACAATAGTCTAAATCTGGTTCCCAGCTCATTGACCATAAACAACTCCACTTTAAACGAATTAACCAGTAAGTATAATGCAATACAACAGGAAAGGAGTCGCATGTTACGCACTTCTGAAGAAGCTAATCCACTGGTAGAGAACCTGACAGCTCAACTCATCAGTTTAAAATCAAATATTCGCGAAAATCTTCAAAATATAAAAAGCGCCTTAACACTTGAAAGGAACAATTTGCAGGCAACGACTTCTAATTTAAATTATAAAACTCATTTGGTGCCTAAAGTAGAGCGGGGAATACAAGAAAGAAGTAGGGAACAAAGTGTAAAAGCGAATTTATACAATTATCTACTACAAAAAAGAGAAGAAACAACCCTTTTACTTTCAGGAACTGCACCAACTTCTCAAATAGTTGATAAACCAGCTTATAACAGCGCACCTGTATCACCCAAAACTCAATTAATCTACCTTATAGCTGGTATTTTAGGCTGCTTTATACCAGGAATTGTAATTTATGGTCGGTCGACCATGAATAATAAGATCGTAGATGTAAAAGATATCGAATTGATTACAGGAGTGCCCGTTTTAGGGGTATTAAACCATCTTGAAAAGCATGAACCAGTGGTAATTGAACAAAATAGCAGGTCTACAATGTCAGAATTGTTTAGATACATAAGAAGCAACCTGCATTTTATGAACTCTGGGCTACCTGATCAGGTTATATTGGTCACCTCCTGCATGAAGTCAGAAGGAAAGACCTTTTTCTCTATTAATCTGGGTATGACTTTAGCATCGGTAAACAAAAAAGTTGTTTTGCTCGAGTTTGATATGCGGGAGCCACAATTACTTCAAAAAATGCATTTGAGTTCAAAGATTGGCATTACAGATTATTTATTAAGAGATGACATCACCATTGATGAACTCCTTTTAAACTCCAGAAAATACCATAATTTGTTGCTAATTGACTGCGGCCCTGTACCTGGAAACCCTGCCGAATTGATGATGCATCCCAAAATTGGACAAATGTTGGAAGAATTGAAGGAAAGATTTGATTATGTGATTATTGACACTGCTCCTGTTGGACAGGTTGCGGATGCGTTTAGCTTATCTAAATACACAGATTTGAGTATATATCTTGTACGCTATAATTACACTGATAAATTGCAACTTAATATATTGAAAGATATCCTCTATTATAAAAAACTAAATAACCCAATGGTAGTTTTTAATGATGCAAAAATTAATAATAATACAACCTATGGATATGGTGGATATGGATACGGCCTAAGCCTGGAAATATCAAAGAATTAA